tgatgttcccatcagaaaattgggaaagtcagatcttttgatgttcccaattttcagatggaagcatcagaccatcatggaatgcatgggatgaggtagtttagaatggtggggaggacgacaggggggatggtggggaagacgagggaacagaggagagggtaatggtggggaggacgaggggacagggggaatggagaatgctggggaggacaaaggggacgaggggacggaggaagactggagaacaggggaacacctaaataaaagccaacaatgttattactctgtggcttcttgtctcctgacaaaaagaattataattatatatattaattaattcttataactttccagaagcctgtatcaacacccacactaatgcaactgaaagagatgttgagacaagtattgctgatatgttgaagaacgccccaaacaaacacggtggaaacagatacaaggtaaagtttgccaatttgctgtagtctaattcaatctctttttagtaatctttgtgaacatttatgctatgaataagataaaataatgtaattgattttgactaaatatgtagatatatttaattttctgagcactaataatgaaagaaaaccaaaataagaggtggctactatctctaataatgggctggaataatacaggatataataatatatatatatatatataaatatatatacatatatttatatatatatatatatttatttatataaatatatatatgatatatatattctattctattagtctattctattctatagttttatatagattcttgttttagtttttttctataatatggaaagggtttttaattaataaattaaatattatataataaaataatgtattattgaaaacaattagtaacaaacaatatttcattacagggtggtgaagcaagaatacatgtgcatcacatagcagagtcggatatgacgaataatgaaaacagcggagagcctggtgcatggcataccgctgaatcttctctaatgtctatatagaagaatctttgtttctgtgtgtatatatgtatatatatcattaataaaaaatatatatatatatatatatatatatatatatatatatatatatatatataaaacctatatatatatatatatatatatttatatatatatttatatatatatttatatatatatttatatatatatatatatatatatttatatatatatttatatatatatatttatatatatatatttatatatatatatatatttatatatatatttatatatatatatatatttatatatatatttatatatatatatatatttatatatatattta
The window above is part of the Procambarus clarkii isolate CNS0578487 chromosome 16, FALCON_Pclarkii_2.0, whole genome shotgun sequence genome. Proteins encoded here:
- the LOC138365408 gene encoding uncharacterized protein, with protein sequence MLKNAPNKLGGNRYKVQTLSQMGGASCGDTVRRMMRRIGTYGVWSQYSLVGRKRKRVFKTLDICNVIIKACINTHTNATERDVETSIADMLKNAPNKHGGNRYKGGEARIHVHHIAESDMTNNENSGEPGAWHTAESSLMSI